In Bos indicus x Bos taurus breed Angus x Brahman F1 hybrid chromosome 21, Bos_hybrid_MaternalHap_v2.0, whole genome shotgun sequence, one DNA window encodes the following:
- the LOC113879739 gene encoding ras-related protein Rap-2c-like, translating to MAGLGLRPAKGYRVVLLGSVAVGKTALATQFACGSFPEQCEPSVEELFSKVIEVNAAPALLEIVDTVGAEHLVTLKDLYIKNSDGFVVLYSVCSEASFEAVRPLRERMGRLRGPKAVPLVLVGTKADLDAQRQVLTAQGRALAREWRCPFLEVTAKSKLMVDQVFTQVVREMEALAPPEEVVPAVPTNAQETWPSERFIG from the coding sequence ATGGCGGGCCTGGGACTGCGACCGGCCAAGGGCTACCGGGTGGTGCTGCTGGGCAGCGTGGCGGTGGGCAAGACGGCGCTCGCCACGCAGTTCGCCTGCGGCAGCTTCCCCGAGCAGTGCGAGCCGTCGGTGGAGGAGCTCTTCAGCAAGGTGATCGAGGTGAACGCGGCGCCCGCCCTTCTGGAGATCGTGGACACGGTGGGCGCCGAGCACCTGGTCACTCTCAAGGACCTGTACATCAAGAACAGCGACGGCTTCGTGGTGCTCTACAGCGTGTGCAGCGAGGCCTCGTTCGAGGCGGTGCGGCCGCTGCGCGAGCGCATGGGCCGGCTGCGGGGGCCCAAGGCCGTGCCGCTGGTGCTCGTGGGCACCAAGGCCGACCTGGACGCCCAGCGCCAGGTGCTGACGGCGCAGGGCCGCGCGCTGGCCCGCGAGTGGCGGTGCCCGTTCCTGGAGGTCACGGCCAAGAGCAAACTGATGGTGGACCAGGTGTTCACGCAGGTGGTGCGCGAGATGGAGGCCCTGGCCCCGCCCGAGGAAGTGGTTCCGGCGGTCCCCACCAACGCGCAGGAGACGTGGCCGTCCGAAAGATTCATCGGCTGA